TACAAGTTGGTGGAGGCTGAGATATTACAGAACCGCCCCAGTCGTGGTGGGCGTGTGATGCCTGTTGAACCCAGCGATTTCGCAGCTAAGAGTGCGTTGTATCTGCCCCGTGAAGCACAGTTCGACTATCTGGTGAATTTGCCTGATAATATCGTGGCAGCAGGCCTAAAAACTAAAGACGGACAAGAAATAAACTCATTAGGCGAAGCCGTCAACAACGCTATGCAGCTGGTAGAAGACCAAAGCGAACAACTGACAGGCGTGCTACCCAAGACCTACACAATGTTCGCTGATGACCTCCTACGCGAGTTGCTTCGTATCTTCAACAATAAGACCATCGACGAGGTTGGTGGCGACATTATCGGACGAATCTATGAATACTTCCTATCCAAGTTTGCAAAAGCGGTAGCTTCTGACGATGGCGTGTTCTTTACGCCTAAGTCGCTGGTGAAAATGCTAGTAAATGTACTGGAGCCCACGCAAGGCATCATGTTGGATCCTGCATGCGGTAGCGGTGGTATGTTTGTTCAGACGGGTGATTTCGTGAATCAGGCTGGACTTAACGCCAATACGAATATGACCTTCTACGGACAGGAGAAGGTGGAATATAATGCCCAGCTCTGTCTGATGAACATGGCGGTGCATGGATTGAATGGACGAATCATTTCTGGTGATGAAGCTAACTCTTTCTATCACGATGCCCACAATCTGGCTGGCAAATGTGACTATGTAATGGCCAATCCGCCATTCAATGTTGATAAGGTGAAAGCAGAGTCCGCCTCTGCTGCAGGTCGTCTTCCTTTCGGACTCCCCGGCGTGAACGCCAAGACCAAGGAGATAGGCAATGCCAACTATCTATGGATTAGCTATTTCTATGCCTACCTGAACGAGCACGGTCGTGCCGGATTCGTGATGGCTAGTTCTGCTACCGATAGCGCGAACAAAGACCGCGATATACGCGAGAAGCTGGTACGTACAGGTGATGTGGATGTGATGGTCAGTGTGGGTAACAACTTCTTCTATACGCTCTCGTTGCCTTGTTCCCTGTGGTTCTTCGACCGCAACAAGAACAGCGAGATTCGTGACAAGGTTCTTTTTATCGATGCCCGTAATTACTACACCGTTGTTGACCGCACCCTGAACGAGTGGACCGAGTGGCAACTGCGTAACTTGCAAGCCATCGTACACCTATATCGTGGTGAGAAAGAAAAATATCAGCAGTTACTGGTCGACTATCAATCTGTCTTAGGCGATACTACTGTTGCATCAGCACAGGAAGCGCTTGACAAGCAAAAGGCTGCAGCCAAAGAAGCAATAGCCGCTGCCCAACGCAAGGATAAGAAGCGCATTGAGGCTGAGCAGAATGCCCTCATTGCCGAACTGGAAGATACGCTCGAAACGGCCCGTCAGCATGAATGGCTGACAGAGAAATTTGGCGAAGGCGAATACAAGGATGTGCTTGGTCTCTGTAAGATTGCCACTATTCAGGAGATAGAGGAAAAGAACTACTCGCTTACCCCTGGTGCTTACGTCGGTGTAGCCGAGCAGGAAGACGATGGTGTGGATTTCCACAAGCGTATGAACGAGATACATGCAGAGTTAGCGCAGTTGAACCAAGAGGCCAACGCCTTAATGGACGAGATACAAAAAGCGTGGGAGGAACTGAAATGAGTAAACTATTAAGTATAAATAAAGAATATGCAGATTGGCTGAAGTCCCTCAGCATGCGTTTTCGCCAGAGCCAGATTAAAGCTGCTGTGAAGGTGAATAGTGAATTGCTGAAGTTTTACTGGTCTTTAGGTCAAGATATTGTTGAGCGAGATTTTGAGAATACCTATGGCTCTGAATTCTTCAAGAATCTTAGTCTTGACTTAAAGGAGGAATTCCCTGAAACTAAAGGCTTTTCTCCTACTAATCTCGGCTATATCAAGAGATTTTATGTACTTTACTCCAATGCAATGAAAATCTCCCCCCAAGTTGAGGGTAAATCTCCACAAATCGGTAATATCTCAAATTACCCCCAAGTTGGGGGCAATTCTGAATTGCCGATATTTTCTGTTCCATGGGGACATCACAAGTTGCTTATTGATAAATTTCTGAAAGCGCCAGAAAAGGTCATGTTCTATGTTCAAAAGACCATTGAAAACAATTGGAGTCGCACAATACTTGACTGGCAGATAGACAGCAACCTCTACGAGCGACAGGGTAAGGCCATTAGTAATTTCAAGCGGACACTACCAACACCGCAGAGCGACCTTGCACAGCAGATAACGAAAGACCCTTATGTCATTGATATCATGGGCGTGCGTCAGGAGATGCAGGAGCGAGAATTGGAGGAACATCTCGACTCTCACATTTCCAAATATCTGTTGGAACTGGGCAAGGGTTTCACCTACTATGGTCACCAAGTACACCTTCGCGTTGGAAATGAAGATTTCTACATTGACCAACTATTCTATCATGTGCGCCTACATTGCTATGTCGTGATAGAACTGAAAGCGACAGCATTCAAGCCTGAGCACATAGGGCAACTGAATTTCTACGTCACTGCTGTCAATAAACTGATGTGTACTGAGCACGATAACCCAACCATCGGTCTCCTTATATGTAAAGACAAAAACGATGTTGTGGCAGAATAT
The sequence above is a segment of the Prevotella sp. E9-3 genome. Coding sequences within it:
- a CDS encoding class I SAM-dependent DNA methyltransferase; protein product: MINIRKLEAELWESADLLRQGSKLTSSQYCMPVLALLFLRYAYSRYKLVEAEILQNRPSRGGRVMPVEPSDFAAKSALYLPREAQFDYLVNLPDNIVAAGLKTKDGQEINSLGEAVNNAMQLVEDQSEQLTGVLPKTYTMFADDLLRELLRIFNNKTIDEVGGDIIGRIYEYFLSKFAKAVASDDGVFFTPKSLVKMLVNVLEPTQGIMLDPACGSGGMFVQTGDFVNQAGLNANTNMTFYGQEKVEYNAQLCLMNMAVHGLNGRIISGDEANSFYHDAHNLAGKCDYVMANPPFNVDKVKAESASAAGRLPFGLPGVNAKTKEIGNANYLWISYFYAYLNEHGRAGFVMASSATDSANKDRDIREKLVRTGDVDVMVSVGNNFFYTLSLPCSLWFFDRNKNSEIRDKVLFIDARNYYTVVDRTLNEWTEWQLRNLQAIVHLYRGEKEKYQQLLVDYQSVLGDTTVASAQEALDKQKAAAKEAIAAAQRKDKKRIEAEQNALIAELEDTLETARQHEWLTEKFGEGEYKDVLGLCKIATIQEIEEKNYSLTPGAYVGVAEQEDDGVDFHKRMNEIHAELAQLNQEANALMDEIQKAWEELK
- a CDS encoding YhcG family protein; the protein is MSKLLSINKEYADWLKSLSMRFRQSQIKAAVKVNSELLKFYWSLGQDIVERDFENTYGSEFFKNLSLDLKEEFPETKGFSPTNLGYIKRFYVLYSNAMKISPQVEGKSPQIGNISNYPQVGGNSELPIFSVPWGHHKLLIDKFLKAPEKVMFYVQKTIENNWSRTILDWQIDSNLYERQGKAISNFKRTLPTPQSDLAQQITKDPYVIDIMGVRQEMQERELEEHLDSHISKYLLELGKGFTYYGHQVHLRVGNEDFYIDQLFYHVRLHCYVVIELKATAFKPEHIGQLNFYVTAVNKLMCTEHDNPTIGLLICKDKNDVVAEYTLQGVDSPIGISSIKIFDELTEDFKSALPSIEDIENELRDKKQKEDEV